From the Williamwhitmania sp. genome, one window contains:
- the yihA gene encoding ribosome biogenesis GTP-binding protein YihA/YsxC, giving the protein MGSLIKQARFIKSSTKLSECPAETMPEYAFIGRSNVGKSSLINMLTDKKGLAKVSQTPGKTQHINHFVVDESWYLVDLPGYGYAKASKTMRATFGEMISGYLLQRTNLVCVFVLVDVRHEPQKNDMEFVGWLGRNQIPFAVVFTKADKLGTNALHNRLESYKRSMLEDWEELPKMIVTSAETRLGREEIISYITALNVDVKAGASDEV; this is encoded by the coding sequence ATGGGGAGTTTGATAAAACAGGCAAGATTTATTAAGTCAAGCACGAAGCTAAGCGAATGTCCGGCAGAGACCATGCCTGAGTACGCATTTATTGGCCGAAGCAATGTGGGAAAATCATCACTCATCAATATGCTAACCGATAAGAAGGGGTTGGCCAAGGTTTCTCAGACACCTGGGAAAACGCAGCATATTAACCATTTTGTTGTTGATGAGAGCTGGTATTTGGTCGATCTTCCTGGTTATGGGTATGCCAAGGCATCCAAAACAATGCGGGCAACTTTTGGGGAGATGATCTCGGGCTACCTTCTTCAACGAACCAATCTGGTTTGTGTTTTTGTACTCGTGGATGTTCGGCATGAGCCACAGAAAAACGATATGGAGTTTGTTGGTTGGCTTGGGCGTAACCAAATACCTTTTGCGGTTGTATTTACAAAGGCAGACAAACTTGGGACCAATGCACTTCACAATAGGCTGGAAAGCTATAAGCGTAGCATGCTTGAGGACTGGGAAGAGCTACCTAAAATGATTGTTACCTCGGCTGAAACAAGGCTCGGGCGTGAAGAAATTATTAGCTACATCACTGCATTGAATGTTGATGTTAAAGCTGGGGCATCCGATGAAGTATGA
- the hutH gene encoding histidine ammonia-lyase, whose protein sequence is MKTIHQISPAPLTFQLLENFLEGDVEIKLSNESRVLIQKCRTYLDNKVKNQKEPIYGITTGFGSLCKETISPDQLAQLQKNLVMSHACSTGTEVSAEIVRLMLFLKAHALSMGNSGVQVVTVERILYMLNHNVLPIVYDRGSLGASGDLAPLSNLFLPLLGLGEVRYNGVKRNAEDVLLELGWQPIELQSKEGLALLNGTQFMSSHAVFALLKAFKLTKLTDIIGAISLEAFDGRIEPFHANLQMVRPHQGQIETAKNFRKILEGSELITRPKKHVQDPYSFRCMPQVHGASKDAINYVASVVLTEINSVTDNPTIWPDEDLIISGGNFHGQPLALSLDFLALSLAELGNISERRTAQLILGLRGLPEFLVANPGLNSGYMIPQYAAASMVSQNKMYCFPASSDSIVSSNGQEDHVSMGANSATKVLKVVDNLERIMAIELMNAAQALDFRRPAKTSPYLEEFVGEFRKVVGFISEDKIMYHEIDKAVEFIRSGKFDSFE, encoded by the coding sequence ATGAAAACAATTCATCAAATTTCACCTGCACCCCTCACCTTCCAACTTTTGGAAAACTTTCTTGAAGGAGATGTTGAAATTAAACTCTCGAACGAATCGAGAGTGCTAATCCAGAAATGCCGGACCTACCTCGACAACAAAGTAAAAAACCAAAAGGAACCAATCTATGGCATTACCACCGGTTTTGGTTCGCTTTGCAAGGAAACCATCTCCCCTGACCAGCTGGCCCAGCTGCAAAAAAACCTAGTAATGTCGCACGCCTGCTCCACTGGTACCGAAGTGAGTGCAGAAATTGTGAGGCTAATGCTTTTCCTTAAAGCGCACGCCCTATCCATGGGCAATTCCGGTGTTCAGGTAGTTACAGTGGAGCGAATATTGTACATGCTCAACCACAACGTGCTACCCATAGTTTACGACCGTGGTTCGTTAGGAGCATCCGGTGACTTAGCACCTCTATCCAACCTCTTTCTTCCGTTGCTTGGACTTGGTGAGGTAAGATACAATGGTGTAAAACGCAACGCCGAAGATGTCCTTCTGGAACTCGGCTGGCAGCCCATCGAGCTGCAGAGCAAAGAGGGGCTAGCGCTTCTGAATGGCACGCAGTTTATGAGTTCCCATGCTGTATTTGCTCTACTGAAAGCATTTAAGTTAACCAAACTCACCGATATTATTGGCGCTATTTCACTGGAAGCGTTCGATGGACGCATTGAACCATTCCACGCCAACCTTCAAATGGTAAGGCCACATCAGGGACAGATTGAGACAGCCAAAAATTTTAGAAAAATTCTCGAAGGTAGCGAGCTCATTACGCGACCAAAGAAGCATGTTCAAGACCCATACTCCTTCCGCTGCATGCCTCAGGTGCATGGGGCTTCTAAGGACGCCATTAACTACGTGGCATCGGTAGTGCTTACCGAAATAAACTCGGTTACCGATAATCCTACAATTTGGCCCGACGAAGATTTAATTATCTCTGGAGGAAATTTTCATGGACAGCCACTGGCATTGTCGCTCGATTTTCTAGCCCTATCGCTGGCCGAACTAGGAAATATTTCTGAGAGAAGAACTGCACAGCTGATCTTAGGTCTTAGAGGACTTCCTGAGTTTTTAGTTGCCAATCCGGGCTTAAACTCCGGCTACATGATTCCACAGTACGCGGCAGCCTCCATGGTAAGCCAGAACAAGATGTATTGCTTTCCTGCCTCGAGCGACTCCATTGTTTCGAGCAACGGTCAAGAGGACCATGTATCCATGGGTGCCAACTCCGCAACAAAGGTGCTCAAGGTGGTCGACAATCTGGAGCGCATTATGGCCATTGAACTGATGAATGCCGCACAAGCACTCGACTTCCGTCGCCCAGCCAAAACCTCCCCTTACTTAGAGGAGTTTGTGGGTGAATTCCGGAAAGTTGTTGGATTTATAAGCGAGGACAAGATTATGTACCACGAGATAGACAAAGCGGTAGAATTTATCAGGTCAGGAAAATTCGACAGCTTCGAGTAG
- a CDS encoding GNAT family N-acyltransferase, with protein MNLVDSEDFKKAANLNTVGGDSLSKLLMYILRFNTINKIYSKISDRNGLEFIDKVIEELELKFEVSPEDLKRIPKSGPFITVSNHPFGGVDGLLLIRTIAEIRPDYKMLSNFLLSKIKPIEDFFFPVNPFESKKADKSSLTGLKLALGHLKEGHCMGLFPAGEVSSYQAGLMGIADRKWQPSSLKLMKNAGVPIVPIYFVGTNSRLFHLLGLLHPMLRTIKLPSELLNKRNKVIRIRIGNPICTEEQNEFTDLSQYGRFLRAKTYALGTSLEVKRFFSPRVIKEPIAVENIIDPVNPAIVQEEVEMLKKDYLLFQSKNYSVICAPSIEMPNLMTEIGRIREVTFREVGEGTNRKIDIDEFDLYYHQLFIWDEDEKKIVGAYRAGKGQEILDRYGVGGFYIQTLFKISDTFIPILGQSIELGRSFIVKDYQKKPLPLFLLWKGILYFLLKNPEYRFLIGPVSISDRLSTFSKGIIIKFMRENHYDPEFSKYISPRKKFKVKFGKIDADILLQHSNDLNRLDKFIADIEEEDYRMPVLLKKYIKLNGKIIGFNVDPLFNNCLDGLLILDIFQVPIETITSLSKEINDKTILERFNVSDYTFEEEE; from the coding sequence ATGAACCTGGTTGATTCGGAAGATTTTAAAAAGGCAGCCAACTTGAACACTGTTGGTGGAGATAGCTTGTCTAAATTGCTGATGTATATTTTAAGGTTTAACACTATTAATAAAATTTACTCTAAAATATCCGATAGGAATGGGCTTGAGTTTATTGATAAGGTTATTGAGGAGTTGGAACTTAAGTTTGAAGTTAGCCCAGAAGATTTAAAGCGCATTCCCAAAAGTGGGCCGTTTATTACCGTGTCCAACCATCCGTTTGGCGGTGTGGATGGACTTTTGCTCATCCGAACGATTGCTGAAATACGGCCAGACTACAAGATGCTTTCAAACTTTCTTTTAAGCAAAATAAAGCCCATTGAGGACTTCTTTTTTCCCGTTAATCCCTTCGAATCAAAAAAGGCTGACAAGTCGAGCTTAACAGGGCTCAAACTTGCACTAGGTCACTTAAAAGAAGGGCATTGTATGGGCCTTTTCCCAGCAGGGGAGGTGTCATCGTATCAGGCTGGGCTCATGGGGATTGCCGATCGAAAATGGCAACCTTCCTCTCTGAAACTCATGAAGAATGCCGGTGTGCCCATAGTGCCAATCTATTTTGTTGGAACCAACAGCAGGTTATTTCACCTTCTTGGACTTCTTCATCCTATGCTCCGAACCATTAAGTTGCCATCGGAGTTGCTGAACAAGAGAAATAAGGTAATTAGGATAAGGATTGGCAATCCAATTTGCACCGAAGAGCAGAATGAGTTTACCGACTTGAGCCAGTATGGCCGGTTTCTTCGGGCAAAAACGTATGCACTTGGAACATCACTGGAGGTGAAGCGTTTTTTTTCACCTAGGGTTATAAAAGAACCCATTGCCGTTGAGAATATTATTGATCCTGTCAATCCAGCGATTGTTCAAGAAGAGGTGGAAATGCTAAAGAAGGATTATCTCCTTTTTCAGAGCAAGAACTATTCTGTGATATGCGCGCCATCCATTGAGATGCCGAACTTGATGACGGAGATAGGACGCATACGTGAGGTGACCTTTCGTGAAGTGGGTGAGGGAACGAATCGTAAAATCGACATCGACGAATTCGACCTATACTACCACCAGCTGTTTATCTGGGACGAGGATGAGAAAAAAATTGTTGGCGCATACCGTGCGGGCAAGGGCCAAGAAATTCTTGACAGATATGGAGTTGGCGGTTTTTACATACAAACTCTCTTTAAGATAAGTGACACCTTTATTCCAATTCTTGGACAGAGCATCGAATTGGGACGATCTTTTATTGTTAAGGACTATCAAAAAAAGCCTTTGCCACTGTTTCTGCTCTGGAAAGGAATACTATACTTTTTGTTGAAAAATCCTGAGTACCGGTTCCTCATAGGACCTGTTTCTATCAGCGATAGGCTTTCTACCTTTTCCAAAGGTATTATCATAAAGTTCATGCGTGAAAATCACTATGACCCTGAGTTTTCAAAGTATATCTCGCCTAGAAAGAAGTTTAAGGTGAAGTTTGGAAAAATAGATGCTGACATTCTTCTTCAGCATTCCAACGATCTCAATAGGCTCGATAAGTTCATTGCCGATATTGAGGAGGAGGATTATAGGATGCCCGTATTGCTGAAGAAGTATATTAAGCTTAATGGGAAAATTATTGGATTCAATGTTGACCCGCTGTTCAACAACTGCCTCGATGGACTGCTAATTCTCGACATCTTTCAGGTTCCAATAGAAACCATAACCTCCCTTTCCAAGGAAATAAACGACAAGACAATTCTGGAGCGGTTTAACGTTTCCGACTATACCTTTGAAGAGGAGGAATAG
- the ettA gene encoding energy-dependent translational throttle protein EttA → MADDKKIIFSMVGVSKLFPPQKKVLNNIYLSFFYGAKIGIIGLNGSGKSTLLKIIAGVEKSFDGEVVFSPGYSVGYLEQEPKLDDAKTVKEIVQEGVQEVMDLLKEYEEINNKFAEPMSDDQMNQLIERQGILTEKIDAVEGWEIDSKLERAMDALRCPDSDMPVKNLSGGERRRIALCRLLLREPDVLLLDEPTNHLDAESVEWLELHLQQYKGTVIAVTHDRYFLDNVAGWILELDRGEGIPWKGNYTSWLEQKSNRLMQEEKQESKRRKTLERELEWVRMAPKARHAKSKARLAAYDKMLNEDSKQKEEKLEIYIPNGPRLGNKVIEVQNVSKAYGEKLLFENLSFSLPPAGIVGVIGPNGAGKTTLFRLIMGLDNPDQGSFEVGETVKLAYVDQQHKAIDPEKSVFEVISGGTDTIMIGGRQQNARAYVARFNFSGGDQEKKCGMLSGGERNRLHLAIALKEEGNVILLDEPTNDIDINTLRAMEEGLDNFAGCAVVISHDRWFLDRIATHILAFEGNSQVYFFEGSYSEYEANKKERLGDEGPKRIRYKKLKAD, encoded by the coding sequence ATGGCTGACGATAAGAAGATTATTTTTTCAATGGTTGGGGTGAGCAAGTTGTTTCCACCTCAAAAAAAGGTGCTCAACAATATTTACCTCTCCTTTTTCTATGGTGCAAAAATTGGCATCATTGGTTTAAATGGATCAGGAAAATCAACATTGCTCAAAATAATTGCAGGTGTTGAGAAATCGTTCGACGGTGAAGTTGTTTTCTCTCCCGGGTACTCCGTTGGATATCTGGAGCAAGAGCCTAAACTCGACGACGCCAAAACCGTGAAGGAGATTGTTCAGGAAGGCGTTCAGGAGGTGATGGACCTACTGAAGGAGTATGAGGAGATTAACAACAAGTTTGCCGAGCCAATGAGCGATGACCAGATGAACCAGCTCATTGAGAGACAGGGCATACTCACAGAAAAGATTGACGCGGTGGAGGGTTGGGAAATTGATAGCAAGCTAGAGCGCGCTATGGATGCATTGCGTTGTCCCGATAGCGATATGCCGGTAAAGAATCTTTCCGGTGGCGAGAGAAGAAGAATAGCACTGTGCCGATTGCTGCTCCGTGAGCCCGATGTTCTTCTGCTTGATGAGCCCACGAACCACCTTGACGCCGAAAGCGTAGAGTGGCTTGAACTACACCTGCAGCAATACAAAGGAACCGTTATTGCCGTAACCCACGACCGCTACTTCCTCGACAATGTGGCCGGATGGATTCTTGAGCTCGACCGTGGAGAAGGAATTCCATGGAAAGGTAACTACACCTCGTGGTTAGAGCAAAAATCGAACAGGTTGATGCAGGAGGAAAAGCAGGAGAGCAAACGCCGAAAAACGCTAGAACGTGAGCTAGAGTGGGTTCGTATGGCTCCAAAAGCGAGACACGCCAAAAGCAAAGCTAGGCTTGCGGCTTACGATAAGATGCTCAACGAGGACTCCAAGCAAAAGGAGGAGAAGTTGGAAATATACATACCCAACGGTCCTCGACTTGGCAATAAGGTTATTGAGGTACAGAACGTATCGAAAGCCTATGGTGAAAAGTTGCTATTCGAAAACCTATCATTCTCGCTACCACCTGCTGGAATTGTTGGTGTGATTGGTCCAAATGGAGCTGGTAAAACAACGTTGTTCCGGCTCATCATGGGGCTAGATAATCCAGACCAAGGATCCTTCGAAGTTGGTGAAACGGTTAAGCTCGCATACGTGGACCAGCAGCACAAGGCCATTGATCCCGAGAAAAGTGTTTTCGAGGTGATTTCTGGAGGCACCGACACCATCATGATTGGCGGACGTCAGCAAAATGCAAGAGCTTATGTTGCCCGCTTTAACTTCTCAGGCGGCGACCAGGAAAAGAAGTGCGGAATGCTTTCAGGTGGAGAGCGCAATAGGCTTCACCTTGCAATCGCACTAAAAGAAGAAGGAAACGTTATTCTGCTTGACGAGCCTACCAACGATATCGACATTAACACCCTTCGTGCCATGGAGGAAGGGTTGGATAACTTTGCAGGCTGCGCAGTGGTTATCTCCCACGACCGCTGGTTTCTAGACCGAATTGCCACGCACATTCTTGCCTTTGAAGGGAACTCACAAGTTTACTTCTTTGAGGGAAGTTACTCCGAATACGAAGCCAACAAAAAGGAGCGTTTAGGTGATGAGGGACCAAAGCGCATCAGATACAAAAAGTTGAAGGCCGACTAA
- a CDS encoding RNA polymerase sigma factor encodes MTEYSDANIVELFKKGESKENAFTLLVQKYQERLYWHIRRMVADHDDADDILQNTFLKVWSGLNGFREDSQLYTWLYRIATNEALTFLKKKRSNIFSPIDNMEYQLGNSLESDVYFDGDELQLKLQKAILRLPDKQRLVFNMKYYENIKYEAMSEVLKTSVGALKASYHHAVKKIEKFMAED; translated from the coding sequence ATGACCGAATATTCCGATGCAAATATTGTAGAACTCTTTAAGAAGGGTGAAAGCAAGGAGAATGCTTTCACCCTTCTTGTGCAAAAGTATCAGGAGAGGCTTTACTGGCATATTCGGAGAATGGTGGCTGACCACGACGATGCAGACGACATTCTGCAGAACACATTTTTAAAGGTATGGAGCGGATTAAATGGATTTAGGGAGGATTCTCAACTTTATACTTGGCTCTACCGCATAGCAACCAACGAGGCGTTGACATTTTTGAAAAAGAAGCGATCGAACATCTTTTCTCCAATTGACAACATGGAGTATCAGCTGGGAAATTCGCTCGAATCTGATGTGTATTTCGATGGGGATGAGTTACAATTAAAACTACAGAAAGCAATTCTAAGGCTGCCGGACAAGCAGCGGTTGGTTTTCAATATGAAGTATTACGAGAATATAAAGTACGAGGCAATGTCCGAAGTTCTAAAAACTTCTGTTGGTGCGCTTAAGGCATCGTATCACCATGCTGTAAAAAAGATTGAGAAATTTATGGCTGAGGATTAA
- a CDS encoding YceI family protein — MKKVGVLIASITAGLLLVTSCGSNDSSGVSVLKAMDSQKVESSSQTTTVYQIDTTKSVITWVGSKPGGQHNGIFMLANGYFEVANQLLVGGRFTINMNKLHDKDLSDQASREKLEMHLKSADFFNVDTFPFAEFVITKAIVREKVDASHSEYRIEGNLTLKRITKNIQFKALVEMLNGEIKATTGPLGINRTDWGVNYGSKSIFGNLKNKFIDDQVVITVSITTGKQ; from the coding sequence ATGAAAAAAGTTGGAGTGCTAATTGCAAGTATTACTGCTGGCTTGTTGCTGGTCACCTCTTGTGGTAGCAATGATTCTAGCGGTGTTTCCGTATTAAAAGCGATGGATTCTCAAAAGGTGGAATCTTCCTCACAAACTACCACGGTATACCAAATAGATACTACAAAATCGGTGATTACATGGGTGGGTAGTAAGCCCGGTGGTCAGCATAATGGTATATTTATGCTAGCAAATGGCTATTTTGAAGTTGCCAATCAGCTGTTGGTAGGTGGCCGATTTACCATTAATATGAATAAACTTCATGATAAGGACCTTTCCGATCAAGCCTCACGTGAAAAATTGGAGATGCATCTTAAGTCGGCCGATTTTTTCAACGTTGATACTTTTCCGTTTGCGGAGTTTGTTATTACCAAAGCCATCGTTCGGGAAAAAGTTGACGCTTCTCATTCTGAATATCGAATTGAGGGAAATTTGACGTTAAAGCGCATTACCAAAAACATACAGTTTAAGGCCTTAGTTGAAATGTTAAATGGTGAAATAAAAGCCACCACAGGACCTTTGGGCATTAATAGAACCGACTGGGGTGTAAACTACGGTTCGAAATCTATTTTTGGTAACCTTAAAAATAAATTCATCGACGACCAAGTTGTGATAACCGTGTCTATTACAACCGGAAAGCAATAG
- the hisS gene encoding histidine--tRNA ligase, protein MAVQKPSIPKGTRDFSPEESAKRGYIFDSIKQEFQRFGYQPLETPAMENLSTLLGKYGDEGDKLLFKILNSGEYLSKVTASDLTSANSNALSVQICEKGLRYDLTVPFARYVVMHQNELSFPFKRYQIQPVWRADRPQKGRYREFYQCDVDVIGSTSLLNEVELIQITDSVFQKLGISVTVKLNNRKILSGIAEYLHESERLTDITVAIDKIDKIGLEAVKAELAERGVAQEAITKLEPILLLEGDNRTKLAKLKSILSTSEIGLNGIAELETVLGFIEPLSITTMVEIDLSLARGLNYYTGAIIEVKANDVAIGSICGGGRYDDLTGIFGLKDMSGVGISFGADRIYDVMAQLNLFPVESAASSKLLFVNFGDKEAMECLKLLAQTRALGIASELYPDSTKMKKQLDYANKKNIPFVALIGANEIEQKIANVKIMATGEQHQIPFHHLAEFISNQ, encoded by the coding sequence ATGGCTGTTCAAAAACCAAGCATACCGAAAGGCACAAGAGATTTTTCTCCGGAGGAATCGGCTAAGCGGGGATACATCTTCGATAGCATCAAGCAGGAATTTCAGCGATTTGGCTACCAGCCACTGGAAACCCCTGCAATGGAAAACCTCTCCACCCTGCTCGGAAAGTATGGTGACGAAGGCGATAAGTTGCTTTTCAAAATCCTCAACTCCGGCGAATACCTCTCTAAAGTTACTGCCAGTGATCTCACATCGGCAAATAGCAATGCGTTGTCTGTTCAAATTTGTGAGAAGGGGCTTCGCTACGACCTTACTGTTCCTTTTGCAAGGTATGTGGTCATGCACCAAAACGAGCTATCTTTTCCTTTTAAGCGATACCAAATTCAGCCAGTTTGGCGCGCCGATCGGCCTCAGAAAGGACGCTACCGTGAGTTTTATCAATGCGACGTGGACGTTATTGGTAGCACCTCTCTCCTCAACGAGGTGGAGCTCATTCAAATTACAGACAGCGTTTTTCAGAAACTTGGTATAAGCGTTACGGTTAAGTTGAATAACCGAAAGATTCTATCTGGCATTGCTGAATACCTCCACGAATCAGAAAGGCTTACAGATATAACTGTTGCCATAGATAAGATTGACAAAATTGGCCTTGAGGCCGTTAAGGCAGAGTTGGCAGAGCGTGGAGTTGCACAAGAAGCCATTACCAAGTTGGAACCCATTCTGTTGCTCGAAGGCGACAATAGAACAAAACTCGCTAAGTTAAAATCCATTCTTAGTACTTCAGAAATTGGGCTAAACGGCATTGCGGAGTTGGAAACAGTGCTTGGATTTATTGAACCTCTATCAATAACCACAATGGTGGAAATCGACCTGTCGCTAGCAAGAGGTTTGAACTACTATACCGGGGCAATTATTGAGGTAAAAGCAAACGATGTGGCGATAGGAAGCATTTGCGGTGGTGGCCGCTACGACGACCTTACCGGAATCTTTGGATTGAAAGACATGTCGGGTGTTGGCATCTCATTTGGCGCCGACCGCATCTACGACGTTATGGCCCAGCTAAACCTATTCCCTGTTGAATCGGCTGCCTCATCGAAGCTGCTTTTTGTAAATTTCGGAGACAAAGAGGCGATGGAGTGCTTAAAGCTTCTGGCACAAACTAGAGCTCTCGGAATTGCATCGGAACTTTATCCCGACTCCACCAAAATGAAAAAACAGCTGGACTACGCCAACAAAAAGAACATACCATTTGTAGCCCTCATTGGCGCGAACGAGATTGAGCAAAAGATAGCCAACGTTAAGATTATGGCCACTGGTGAGCAGCACCAAATACCATTTCATCATCTAGCCGAATTTATCTCTAACCAATAA